The genomic window TGGCACTAAAAGATTTTGGTCTATAAAGTAATAAATAATGTCATATCCAAAATAAATAATGTAAAACAAGATAATAAATAGTTTAAGAGCTTTTATCTCCTCATTTATTAAAGCTGTATTTTTTGGGGGATTATTCATGGCGATTTTCCTTCCTTCATAAAACTCTCTAAAATCTTAAAAATAAGCAGGACTATTATACTATTACCCTTCATATTATACACTTCTTTTTAACTATGAAAATACATTTTTCGACATAATATTTATATCCACTTAGTTATAGCTGATTATCTTTAGGGAGAAATGTAGCTCAACACTCTGATGAGTGGTTAGACCTCCACAATCCAAATTACAATTTATTGAGAATATTGTCTCTTATTGTTATTTGCTGATATTATATCTTCTTTTTAGGAAAAAATATACAGTTCACAAGTTTGAAACAAAAATCAGGTTGACCGTTGTGGTCAAAGAGCATTACAATTATATTGACCACATTGGTCAACTTTTGAGAGAAGGAGATATCATGGTATCTAAATTTTTAAATATTGACCGAAAAAAACAAACTCGAATTCTAAATGCTGCTATGAAGGAATTTGCTCTGAAAGGCTATACCAATGCTTCTACCAATGCCATTGTAAAAGAGGCAGGGATCTCTAAAGGATTGCTGTTTCACTATTTCACGAACAAAAAAGACCTGTATTCGTTTCTTACACAGCATACGATTACTATTATTATGGACGAATTTTTAAATGGCATAAACCTTTCTGAAAAGGACATCTTTCAGCGGTTAAAGGATGCTTCGCAGCTAAAAATGAAGCTACTTATGCAATATCCTGACATAATTAAGTTTTTAATTTCTATCCAAGTAGAAACGGCATCAGAGGTCATTGATGATATCCGCGAAATCACAAAGCAAATGAGAGAGCTTGGAATGGATAAACTTTACCAAGACTTTGATGTGACACTATTTCGAGAGGATATTGACATAGGGAAAGCACTTAACATTATTAACTGGAGTTTAGAAGGGTATAGTGAGCAAATGCTTCAAAAAATCAAGTTAACAGGTAAACAGGATCTCGATTTCTCAGAGGCATTCGACGAAGTTGACCAATATATTGATATTTTGAAAACATCCTTTTATAAATAGGAGGCTAGGCATATGTACGCAATTGAAATTAATAATTTAACGAAAAGCTATGGCAAGGCTCGTGGGATTTCTGATGTAAGTTTTCAAGTCGAAGAAGGGGAAATTTTTGGGTTTATCGGCCCAAATGGCGCAGGGAAATCAACAACAATCCGTACACTATTATCGTTAATTTATCCTACTAGTGGCAGTGCGAAAATTTTCGGAAAGGATATATTAGAGCATAGTGATGAAATAAAAAGGGAGATTGGCTATTTACCTTCTGAAGTATTTTACTATGACAACATGAAGGTCATCGACCTTTTAAAATATTCGGCTAGCTTCTATAAGAAAGATTGTAGTAAACGTATGAAAGAGCTTGCTGAAATCCTTGAATTAGACCTTACTAAAAAAATTGATGACCTTTCTTTAGGAAACAAGAAGAAAGTAGGGATTGTACAGGGCCTTCTACATGAACCAAAGCTAATTATCTTAGATGAACCTACGAGCGGATTAGACCCACTTATGCAGCAAAAGTTTTTCGACTTACTTCTAGAAGAGAATAAGAAGGGCGCTACGATCCTATTTTCGTCTCATATACTAAGCGAGGTGCAGCGTTTATGTGATAGAGTTGCCATTATCAAGGAAGGCAAGATAGTACAAGTAGAGAAAATTAGCGTGTTAAAAAAAGATACGTATAAGAAGTTCAAATTAGAAACGAAAGAAACTATCGCAAATGAGTACTTAAATATACCAGGCGTTAATCAACTAATAATAGATGGTCAAGCGATTCAATTCATTTATAAAGGGGACATCAACACGATTATTAGAAAGCTCTCCGAGATTAATATGGTAAATGTATGGGTAGAGGAGCCTACGTTAGAGGAAATCTTCATGCATTTCTATGAAAAGGAGAAATAATATATGAATATATATCTGCATGAGTTAAAGGCGTATAGAAAATCAACCATCATTTGGACACTGTCACTAATAGGGATTGTTGTCTTGTTTTTATCGATGTATCCTTCCATTGCAAAGGATGCTGAGCAGTTTAGTAAATTACTAGAGGATTTTCCCGTTGAAGTGAGAAAAGCGATCGGCCTATCACTCGATAGTTTTTTCAGTGTAATTGGATTTTTCTCTTATGGATTTCTTTATGTAAAACTTGCGGGGGCTATACAAGCAATGAATCTTGGAACCTCTATTTTATCAAAGGAAACGAGAGAAAAAACAGCAGATTTTTTATTATCAAAACCTGTATCTCGTACAAAAATTGTCACATCAAAGCTTTTAGCAGCCATTACGTCCCTATTTATTACGAATGTGTTCTTTTTAATCACAACATTTGTGATGGTGTCTATCGTAAAAACAAAGGAATACGATGGCAATGCCCTATTTATGATTGCTATCACATTACTGTTTATACAATTAATGTTCGTAGCATTAGGGTTTATTACTTCGGTGTTATTTCCAAGGATTAAGTCGGTTATCTCTGTATCGTTAGGTACGGTGTTTGCTTTTTTTGCGATTGGCATGGTAGGGTCTGCTACAGGTGATGAACCTTTACGCTACATCACACCATTTAATTATTATGACACAACGTACATTGCTGAAAATTTAAGCTACGAAATACCGTTTCTAGTGTTAACAGTTAGCTTTTTTATTTTAGCCATCGTGGCAAGCTACATTATTTATAAAAAGAAGGATGTGTCTGCTCTTTAATAAGTCAAGAGAGGTGATATTGTGAAGCTGTTCATGCATGAGCTAAAATCATATCAAAAATCACTGTTATTTTGGTGTATTGGTAGCATGTTTCTTGTCATAGCTACGATGACGGAATACGGGACGTATTCTGATAATCAGCAAATTAATGAGTTAATTAAAGGGATGCCGAAATCATTACAGGCTTTAATTGGATCTGGAGATTTAGATTTGTCCAAGGCTATTGATTACTTTGGAGTTATCTATTTATATTTGTTAGTCATGGGTGCCATTCATGCTTTGATGCTTGGGGCATCAATCATATCAAAAGAAGAGGCAGAGAAGACAGCGGATTTTCTGTTTGTAAAGCCCATTACACGAGCACGTGTAGTCACTATTAAATTAAGTGCTGTTTTTGTAAACATAATCGTGTTTAATTTTGTTACGTTTGCCACGGCATACATGTCAGTACAAATGCATACAGATTCAGCAGGTATTTTCCGTGATGTACTGACGTTAATGATTGGGCTGTTACTACTACAGTATCTTTTTATGGGAGCAGGGGCTGCAATTGCGGCTGGGAAGAAAAAACCGAAGTCTGCGACAGGTATGGGAACAGCTATTGTATTACTGTTATTCATTTTATCTATTCTTATAGATATTAATAGTAGTCTAGAAGTACTCAAACATGTTAATCCATTTAAGTATTTTGTCGCAAGTGACCTCATTCATGGAGGCGAACTGAACGTTTCGTATGTAATTATAAGTGTACTAGCGACAATAATTTTCGTAGTTTTAGCGTATTTAAGTTACAACAAAAGGGATCTACAAGCTTAATAGTCAACGAAGGAAGAAGGTACACGTGATGAATCTTTTTATAAAGGAGCTAAAATCACATATTAAATCACTTGTTTTATGGTGTATAGGTTTACTGGTTTTTATAGCTGCTGGAATGGGGAAATATGCGGGCTTAGCAACCGATGATCAATCATTAAATGAACTAATTTTGTCTATGCCAAAGTCGCTGCAAGCAATCATGGGAGCAGGTTCTCTCGATTTAACGATAGCGATAGATTATTATGGAGTACTATTTTTATATATAGCCATTATGGTTACTGTTCACGCAGCCATGCTAGGAGCATCAATTATTGCGAAGGAAGAGCGTGATAAAACCGTAGAGTTTTTACTCGTAAAGCCTATTACTCGCACGAACATTGTAACAGCAAAATTATTAGCTGCTCTTTTTAATGTGATGGTGATGACAGCTACGACTTACATAGTATCCATTGTGATGGTGCAAATGTATGCCAATGACCAACCCTTCTTAAGGGATATCACCATTTTAACGATAGGCCTGTTTCTTTTACAGCTACTATTTTTAACAATAGGAGCGGCGCTTGCTGCTACGAAGAGAAATACAAAATCAGCACCAGCCCTAGCAACAGCTATTTTACTGTTATCCTTTATTTTATCGATTGCCATTGATATGAATAGTAAGCTAGCAGCACTAAAATATATCACACCTTTTAAATACTTCGATGCAAAAAACATGCTTCATGGTGGTGGGATTGAACCTACCTTTATAGGCATATCAGTTGTAATTATTAGTATATTAATAGTTTTAACATATTATTCGTTTCAAAAGAGAGATATGTATGTGTGAAGGGAACAAGAAAAAGGGGTACACCTATAAGTTATGGTGTGCCCCTTAATCTGTGTCATTGCTATGTTTGTACGGTTTACGACTCTGCTATTGCTTCAGAATAGCTTTCGGCGTGGCGTTCTTCACCTTTTGCAATCATTAATGCACATGTAGCATCTCCAGTGATATTAACAGCAGTGCGTGTCATATCAAGTAAACGATCTACACCTAAAATGAGACCAATGGCTTCGACCGGTAAACCAATTGATGTTAATACCATGGATAACATGATAAGGCCTACACCAGGAACACCAGCGGTACCAATACTAGCTAACGTTGCTGTTAAAACTACAGTCAATAAATCACCCATTGACAAATCAACGGCATATACTTGAGCTATGAATATTGTTGCAACACCTTGCATAATAGCAGTTCCATCCATATTAATTGTTGCACCTAATGGCTGAACAAATCCACTTATACTCTTAGGAATATTGAGTTTCTTTTGAGCAACATCCATTGAAACAGGAAGTGTTGCTGAACTTGATGACGTACTGAATGCCACAGCTAGTGCAGGAGAGAAGTTTTTAATAAACGTAATAGGGTTTGTTTTACCAAACATAGCTACAGCCGAACCATACGTAATGACAAGATGAGCAAACAATGCCAATAGAACAATGCCGAAATATTTAGCCATTGCTAAAATAGCATCTATTCCTTGGCCACCAATTGCTACTGCAATCAATGCGAAAGCACCATATGGAGCAAGCTTCATAATGACACCAACTAGGAACATTAAAATGTCATTTGCTTGATCAAGGAAGTCCACTACAAGTTTTACTCGCCCTTGTAACTGTGAAATGGCGAAACCAACTAAAATTGAAAAGAATATAACTTGTAGCATATTTCCTTCTGTCATCGCTTCAAACGGGTTTGTTGGTACGATATTTAATAATGTATCCACGATTGGTGGCGCTTCTTTTCCTTCAAATTGTGCGCCCTCTAACTGAAAATTACCAACTCCTGGTTGGAATAGAGTAGCAAGACCAATAGCAAGGGTTAGCGCTATTGCAGTTGTTGTTAAAAAGAAAACAATAGTTTTTGTACCAATACGCCCTAATTTTTTAGGGTCTGATATACCGGCTGTACCAAGAATAATCGAAACAATTACAATAGGAACTACTAAAAGCTTAATTAAACTAATAAAAATCTTTCCAACAGGACTTAGAATGTACGTTTCAATAGTGGGATAAGCCTGAGGAGTCACTAAATTCAAGAAAATACCGACAATAATACCGAGGAACATACCTAACAGTATTTTTTTCGTTAAAGTCATATCATCACCTCTATTAAGTTTTTTGCATAAAGATAATTTATTGAAAATTAAGTTATTGGGCCCGAGGACTATTATAATATACTATATTAGTATTGTCTACTGCTATAACACAGAAGCCTGTCGAATTATGTCGGTTTTATCAGAATATGTTGATTGTTCAGCTAAAGTGAATTTGTGAAAAACCGCACAAACTAAAGGTTTTTTAGGGATAATACTTATTCGAAAAAAATTTTTCTTTTTTTGATAAAAAAAAGAAAGTGAAGCGCATTTGTTTAACAAAGCGTTTCACTTTCTACTGTTAACATATTGCATATATTAAAACTCACCTTTTATATAAGCTTTGAAATGCTTGATATAAACTATCTTGAATTGGGCTTGATGAAGGAAGGTGAGAATTACCTACAGACTTTATTTTCAAAATCTCTGAAACGGTGCTAGTGATAAATGCTTCATCGGCTGTTTCTAACTCGTGGACAGTAAAGGCCCTTTCATGAACAGGGATGTCTAGTTGGTTAGCAAGCTGAAAGACTATTGCCCGAGTGATGCCGTGTAGAATGGCATTTGTGGCCGGTGTGGTGATGAGTGCCCCATTTTTAACAATAAAGACATTACTACTTGATCCTTCTGTTATGTAACCACTTCGTACGAAGATAGCCTCATCACAATCAAGTTCTATAGCTTTTTGTTTAGCGAGAACATTCGGAAGTAGATTTAAAGACTTAATATAACAATTTTTCCAGCGCTCATCCTCCGTGATAAGCACGGCTATACCTTGTTGTCTTTTTATAGGGTCGATTTTTCGCACCGGGCGTATAGTCATGGAGAAACTAGCAGACACATTAGGAAAGGCGTGAATTCTAGGTGCAATCCCACGAGTAACTTGTATATAGATTTCAGCTTCATCAATGCTTGCTCTGGTGAGGCCCTCTTCAATGAATTGGTCCATTTCGCTTAAGCTATACGGAAGTTTTAAAGAAATGGCCTCGGCGCTATTTACAAGCCGTTCTAAATGTTCTTTTAAATAAAAGGGCCGGCCTTCATACACGCGGATAACCTCATAGATTCCATCTCCAAATTGATGAGCCCGCTCTTGAATAGGAATAACAGCTTGATTGATATCTACAAATTCACCATTAAAAAATGCAATTTCCATTACGAATTCTCCTCTCTTTCTATATGCTCTTTATTAAGTTAAATCTTAATCTCACAAAAAGATAGTATGGAGGCATTACTACACTGGTCTTTTGAGTTTATTGTGTAATAACTTCTCAAACCTTGTGAAAAATTACTAGATTGCGTCGGAAAACGTCGTAATTTGAAGGTGCCTGGCACCGCATTTTCGGCACCTTCCTAAACCTAGTCATACCAAGGGTGCGTAAAATGTCGAGTATTGTCGGTGCCTGGCACTGGTTCTGGCGCTAATCCTGGCACTGGTCGTTAACCAATTTTCCCTTCGCTGACAAGGCACCTGTTGCTTTTCTTAATTATATTACACAATTTCACACAATGTTTAGGAAATCCTACCATAATTAATGGTTATTTTTGAGATGTAAAATAAATGAGTGTAGGGAGGAAAAAGAAATGTGGAAAAAGATTATACCTGGTGCACTTGCGTTACTAGTGTTTGTCCCAGCGATATCGTTGGCGGATAATTATGTGACGAATCAGGCTACGAACGGAAACGAGAAAGCACCGGCTATGTTCGCTCAAGGGAATGGCTACGGAAGAGGTATGATGGGCGATGATATGGGATTTGGTCGTGGACAAGGTATGATGCATGAAGGATTTGCTCGTGGGAAAGGTATGATGCATGAAGGATTCGGTCGTGGTATGGGACAAGGTGATTGTAAGTTTGGTGGGCCAGGTATGATGCGCGGTGAGCGTGGAGGCGGTATGTTTGCTAGTTCAGACAATGTACACAAAGAAATGTATTTGACACTTCTTGTTGAAAAGTACGATGAAGATCAAGCTGACGAGTGGGAAGCAGCTCTAGAGAAACGAAGCGAGCTAATAGAAGAAATAAAAGCGGCGTTCCCTACTGAAGAGCAGGAAGCCGCACGAGAAGAGCATCAGCAAGCTATGCAAGACTTAAGAGATCGTTATGTTGCTGGCGACATTACGAAAGAAGAATTGATCGCTGAGCGCGACAAGTTTAGAGATAGCATACAAGGTCAATTTGCTGATCTTATGGACAGTGAAGATATACAGAACTTACGAGATGAAAGGAAAACACTTTATGATGCATTGACAGAGGCTGTTGATGCAGAGGATGCTGCCGCGATAAAAGTAGCACTTACTGATTTGCTTGAACACTGCCAAGCGTGGAATGATGTAATAGAAAAAGCATTAAACGATACTGTACAATAATGTATGTAACATGTTTATAATGAAAGAAAAAGGTCGTGTCCTGTAACACGACCATTTTCTGTTCAAGGATGTGAGTAATGTGCGAAATCATATCGTATATCTAGTTGACGACGAAATTAACTTGAACCAAATTTTAACGACTTATTTGCAAAAGGAAGGATGGCAGGTTAAGTCCTTCTTTGATGGAGAGTCAGCACTTACAGCTATTTCTGAAAAGCCTGATCTATGGATACTAGACATAATGCTTCCAGATATAGATGGTTTTTCGCTTCTTAAGGAGATCAAAAAAAGCGATCCTAATGTTCCGATTATTTTTATTTCCGCTCGTGATGAAGACCTTGATCGCATCTTAGGGCTTGAATTAGGAAGTGATGACTACTTAGCGAAGCCGTTTTTACCTAGAGAGCTAGTTATTCGTGCAAAGAAAATATTAGAGCGCGTATATAAGCATGATAATACCCAGCAGGAACAAGAAAGCACAGACGATATATTACATTTAGAGCCTTACACTATTCATATTAATAAGCGTCTCGTATATGAAAAGAATACTAACATTGAGTTGACCTCAAAAGAATTTGATTTACTTTTAGTATTCGCAAAAAATCTTTCTCAAGCTTTTTCCCGGGAGCAGTTATTATATAAAATCTGGGGAGATGATTATTTCGGAAGTGATCGAGTGGTTGATGATTTAGTAAGGAGACTACGCAAACGATTACCAGAGCTTAGAATCGAAACAATTTATGGTTACGGCTACCGGATGATGAAATTATGAAAAATAAGCCATTGTCTGTGCAAATAGGTGTGGTATTAACAGGAGCAACTTTGTTATTTTCAGTTTTAATTACTATACTGATTTTTTTTACGCTACGTCACTTTTTTATGGAAGAGACGTATCGCATGATAGAATCAGCACAAGAGACGCTGTTATCGGATAGTGTGGCAGGGAGTAATCCTATTGAGTTAGATCAAAGTTTACAATCGAATCGAGCGGTGAATCATC from Bacillus sp. HMF5848 includes these protein-coding regions:
- a CDS encoding TetR/AcrR family transcriptional regulator produces the protein MVSKFLNIDRKKQTRILNAAMKEFALKGYTNASTNAIVKEAGISKGLLFHYFTNKKDLYSFLTQHTITIIMDEFLNGINLSEKDIFQRLKDASQLKMKLLMQYPDIIKFLISIQVETASEVIDDIREITKQMRELGMDKLYQDFDVTLFREDIDIGKALNIINWSLEGYSEQMLQKIKLTGKQDLDFSEAFDEVDQYIDILKTSFYK
- a CDS encoding ABC transporter ATP-binding protein yields the protein MYAIEINNLTKSYGKARGISDVSFQVEEGEIFGFIGPNGAGKSTTIRTLLSLIYPTSGSAKIFGKDILEHSDEIKREIGYLPSEVFYYDNMKVIDLLKYSASFYKKDCSKRMKELAEILELDLTKKIDDLSLGNKKKVGIVQGLLHEPKLIILDEPTSGLDPLMQQKFFDLLLEENKKGATILFSSHILSEVQRLCDRVAIIKEGKIVQVEKISVLKKDTYKKFKLETKETIANEYLNIPGVNQLIIDGQAIQFIYKGDINTIIRKLSEINMVNVWVEEPTLEEIFMHFYEKEK
- a CDS encoding ABC transporter permease subunit, yielding MNIYLHELKAYRKSTIIWTLSLIGIVVLFLSMYPSIAKDAEQFSKLLEDFPVEVRKAIGLSLDSFFSVIGFFSYGFLYVKLAGAIQAMNLGTSILSKETREKTADFLLSKPVSRTKIVTSKLLAAITSLFITNVFFLITTFVMVSIVKTKEYDGNALFMIAITLLFIQLMFVALGFITSVLFPRIKSVISVSLGTVFAFFAIGMVGSATGDEPLRYITPFNYYDTTYIAENLSYEIPFLVLTVSFFILAIVASYIIYKKKDVSAL
- a CDS encoding ABC transporter permease subunit is translated as MKLFMHELKSYQKSLLFWCIGSMFLVIATMTEYGTYSDNQQINELIKGMPKSLQALIGSGDLDLSKAIDYFGVIYLYLLVMGAIHALMLGASIISKEEAEKTADFLFVKPITRARVVTIKLSAVFVNIIVFNFVTFATAYMSVQMHTDSAGIFRDVLTLMIGLLLLQYLFMGAGAAIAAGKKKPKSATGMGTAIVLLLFILSILIDINSSLEVLKHVNPFKYFVASDLIHGGELNVSYVIISVLATIIFVVLAYLSYNKRDLQA
- a CDS encoding ABC transporter permease subunit, with the protein product MNLFIKELKSHIKSLVLWCIGLLVFIAAGMGKYAGLATDDQSLNELILSMPKSLQAIMGAGSLDLTIAIDYYGVLFLYIAIMVTVHAAMLGASIIAKEERDKTVEFLLVKPITRTNIVTAKLLAALFNVMVMTATTYIVSIVMVQMYANDQPFLRDITILTIGLFLLQLLFLTIGAALAATKRNTKSAPALATAILLLSFILSIAIDMNSKLAALKYITPFKYFDAKNMLHGGGIEPTFIGISVVIISILIVLTYYSFQKRDMYV
- a CDS encoding dicarboxylate/amino acid:cation symporter, with translation MTLTKKILLGMFLGIIVGIFLNLVTPQAYPTIETYILSPVGKIFISLIKLLVVPIVIVSIILGTAGISDPKKLGRIGTKTIVFFLTTTAIALTLAIGLATLFQPGVGNFQLEGAQFEGKEAPPIVDTLLNIVPTNPFEAMTEGNMLQVIFFSILVGFAISQLQGRVKLVVDFLDQANDILMFLVGVIMKLAPYGAFALIAVAIGGQGIDAILAMAKYFGIVLLALFAHLVITYGSAVAMFGKTNPITFIKNFSPALAVAFSTSSSSATLPVSMDVAQKKLNIPKSISGFVQPLGATINMDGTAIMQGVATIFIAQVYAVDLSMGDLLTVVLTATLASIGTAGVPGVGLIMLSMVLTSIGLPVEAIGLILGVDRLLDMTRTAVNITGDATCALMIAKGEERHAESYSEAIAES
- a CDS encoding aminotransferase class IV — translated: MEIAFFNGEFVDINQAVIPIQERAHQFGDGIYEVIRVYEGRPFYLKEHLERLVNSAEAISLKLPYSLSEMDQFIEEGLTRASIDEAEIYIQVTRGIAPRIHAFPNVSASFSMTIRPVRKIDPIKRQQGIAVLITEDERWKNCYIKSLNLLPNVLAKQKAIELDCDEAIFVRSGYITEGSSSNVFIVKNGALITTPATNAILHGITRAIVFQLANQLDIPVHERAFTVHELETADEAFITSTVSEILKIKSVGNSHLPSSSPIQDSLYQAFQSLYKR
- a CDS encoding response regulator transcription factor, whose translation is MRNHIVYLVDDEINLNQILTTYLQKEGWQVKSFFDGESALTAISEKPDLWILDIMLPDIDGFSLLKEIKKSDPNVPIIFISARDEDLDRILGLELGSDDYLAKPFLPRELVIRAKKILERVYKHDNTQQEQESTDDILHLEPYTIHINKRLVYEKNTNIELTSKEFDLLLVFAKNLSQAFSREQLLYKIWGDDYFGSDRVVDDLVRRLRKRLPELRIETIYGYGYRMMKL